In Hydractinia symbiolongicarpus strain clone_291-10 chromosome 4, HSymV2.1, whole genome shotgun sequence, the following proteins share a genomic window:
- the LOC130641977 gene encoding uncharacterized protein LOC130641977 — MGVVARVGRSTLVFRDLCHDFDKFPDVSTGVLCVKMLIKKQQFQSIILFVIKLTVYIVYNKVWSSRSFNTTSPNKSISINVSAKRYNRSIWFKSSDFKIFAK, encoded by the exons ATGGGTGTTGTAGCAAGG gTTGGTCGGTCAACTTTGGTTTTCCGTGACTTATGTCATGACTTTGACAAGTTTCCTGACGTCTCTACAGGAGTTCTTTGCGTGAAAATgcttattaaaaaacaacaatttcaaagcattattttatttgtaattaaatTGACTGTTTACATTGTGTACAACAAAGTGTGGTCGTCCAGATCGTTTAACACCACATCACCAAATAAATCTATATCAATCAACGTGTCTGCAAAAAGATATAACAGGTCCATTTGGTTTAAAAGTTCTGACTTTAAAATATTTGCGAAATGA
- the LOC130641976 gene encoding uncharacterized protein LOC130641976, which yields MEEVQNFVEVDLSDIPMKPTAVLQVCEGKKNKDYLKKIRYFMEKKTTKITVVIALLFTIAMVAGGMTFSYLKQSNKEVASISDDTLDRLEKQIVIESPSTTPEAATTQMNGGKLVSSDVVDDSTSTSSTKKTTTVYSETTGTSVPTTSSTLQSTTVDAAHVVTNSLMTGIRTKRYLTTTKDTHQRTMNDVRTRKYASVPKTTIVTEAVPMPAALSADYSSTVACKKAKAGFIELAKDIETTDKYRFSLISDFKCELSNDLSQTSKCDYVSYDTFKIPPSKDFNRMDIDALVFYSSMLKDIHTGLLSIYQDLKAKFPSWEKKIPEMQLNTFILYNDFVDRERDLKKDCDMEPEMKTVPKYILTYAEARKTNNSEVESAFILLNQYEYVIGMLKEELWQRKRCLD from the exons ATGGAAGAAGTTCAAAATTTTGTTGAGGTAGACCTCAGTGATATTCCTATGAAACCTACTGCAGTGTTGCAGGTTTGTGAAGGGAAGAAAAATAAAGATTActtgaaaaaaattagatattttatggaaaaaaagacaacaaaaatCACTG ttgtgaTTGCGCTATTGTTCACCATTGCAATGGTGGCTGGGGGAATGACCTTTAGTTATTTAAAGCAGTCAAACAAGGAAGTTGCCAGCATCAGTGATGACACCTTAGATCGATTAGAAAAACAAATTGTTATTGAAAGCCCTTCAACTACTCCGGAAGCGGCTACAACACAAATGAACGGTGGAAAGTTGGTTAGTTCAGACGTTGTGGACGATTCAACGTCAACGAGTAGCACTAAGAAAACAACCACGGTTTATTCTGAAACCACTGGAACGTCGGTGCCAACAACGTCGTCTACATTGCAATCTACGACAGTGGATGCAGCACACGTTGTGACAAACTCTCTTATGACTGGCATTCGTACAAAGCGTTAtttgacaacaacaaaagaCACGCATCAGAGAACAATGAATGATGTCCGTACAAGGAAGTATGCGAGCGTGCCGAAGACAACCATAGTTACCGAAGCCGTTCCAATGCCGGCTGCACTGTCGGCGGATTATTCTTCGACAGTTGCTTGCAAGAAAGCAAAAGCTGGATTCATTGAGTTAGCAAAAGATATTGAAACGACTGATAAATACAGATTTTCTTTGATCAGCGATTTCAAATGTGAATTG tcaaatgaTCTATCACAGACAAGCAAGTGCGATTATGTCTCATATGATACATTCAAAATACCCCCTTCAAAAGATTTTAACAGAATG GACATAGATGCCCTAGTTTTCTACAGCTCAATGTTAAAGGACATACACACAGGTCTTCTCAGCATCTACCAGGACTTAAAAGCAAAATTTCCATCTTGGGAAAAGAaaattcccgaaatgcaacttAACACGTTCATACTTTACAACGACTTTGTGGATCGCGAAAGG GACTTAAAAAAAGATTGTGACATGGAGCCTGAAATGAAGACTGTACCAAAGTATATATTGACATATGCAGAAGccagaaaaacaaacaacagtGAGGTGGAGAGCGCTtttattttgttgaatcagTACGAGTATGTCATTGGAATGCTTAAAGAGGAGCTATGGCAACGCAAGAGATGCTTAGACTGA